A single region of the Sphingobium sp. TKS genome encodes:
- a CDS encoding cytochrome c oxidase assembly protein — protein sequence MASLPPSPFDRDRRNRRTMIAMAGVGLAMLGLGFASVPLYRMFCERTGFGGTTQRAAANVQVSEAVGHRVSIRFDSNVTPGMPWQFYPEHHTRTVTIGARNMAIFVAKNMSDKPVTGTASFNVTPLQAGAYFTKIQCFCFTQQTLQPGQQVRMPVIYYVDPKILTDADNKDTQEITLSYTFYPVEQDKKPS from the coding sequence ATGGCGAGCCTCCCCCCTTCACCCTTCGACCGGGATCGCCGCAATCGGCGGACGATGATCGCCATGGCGGGCGTGGGCCTTGCCATGCTGGGTCTCGGTTTCGCCTCGGTGCCGCTCTATCGCATGTTCTGCGAGCGAACCGGTTTTGGCGGCACCACGCAGCGCGCCGCCGCGAATGTCCAGGTCAGCGAAGCGGTGGGACACCGCGTGTCGATCCGCTTCGATTCCAACGTGACGCCGGGCATGCCGTGGCAATTCTATCCCGAGCATCACACCCGCACGGTGACGATCGGCGCGCGCAACATGGCGATCTTCGTCGCGAAGAACATGTCGGACAAGCCGGTCACCGGCACCGCCAGCTTCAACGTCACGCCTTTGCAGGCGGGCGCTTATTTCACCAAGATCCAGTGCTTCTGCTTCACCCAACAAACGCTTCAGCCGGGACAGCAGGTGCGCATGCCGGTGATCTATTATGTCGATCCGAAGATATTGACGGATGCCGACAATAAGGACACGCAGGAAATCACGCTCAGCTACACCTTCTATCCTGTTGAGCAGGATAAAAAGCCAAGCTAA
- a CDS encoding cytochrome c oxidase subunit 3 yields MAGAKNHDYHILPPSIWPFFGSMSVLVMAFGAIMWMHADAMPAGGGWVFLIGVAGVLFTMYSWWTNVIAEAHAGDHTPVVQLHLRYGMILFIASEVMFFVGWFWSFFDFSLFPSQLAPIEGMFPSKGIEVMNAFELPLLNTLILLCSGTTVTWAHHALIHGDREGLKRGLTLTVILGVLFSSIQAYEYAHAPFPFGGSPYSSAFYMATGFHGFHVLIGTIFLLVNLIRAHKGDFTPRQHFGFEAAAWYWHFVDVVWLFLFVAIYVWGGWGAPVHGG; encoded by the coding sequence ATGGCAGGCGCCAAGAACCACGATTATCATATTCTTCCGCCCAGCATCTGGCCCTTTTTTGGCTCCATGTCGGTGCTGGTCATGGCTTTCGGCGCGATCATGTGGATGCATGCCGATGCGATGCCGGCCGGCGGCGGCTGGGTTTTTCTGATCGGCGTCGCGGGCGTGCTGTTCACCATGTATAGCTGGTGGACCAATGTCATTGCAGAGGCCCATGCCGGCGATCACACGCCGGTGGTTCAGCTCCACCTGCGCTACGGCATGATCCTGTTCATCGCGTCGGAAGTCATGTTCTTCGTGGGCTGGTTCTGGTCCTTCTTCGACTTCTCGCTCTTCCCCAGCCAGTTGGCGCCGATCGAGGGCATGTTCCCCTCCAAGGGCATCGAGGTGATGAACGCCTTCGAACTGCCGCTGCTCAACACGCTGATCCTGCTCTGCTCGGGCACGACCGTCACCTGGGCGCATCATGCGCTGATCCATGGCGACCGCGAAGGGTTGAAGAGGGGGCTGACGCTGACCGTCATTCTGGGCGTGCTCTTCTCCTCAATCCAGGCCTATGAATATGCCCATGCGCCTTTCCCGTTCGGCGGCAGCCCCTATAGCTCGGCCTTCTACATGGCGACCGGCTTCCATGGCTTCCACGTTCTGATCGGCACCATCTTCCTGCTGGTGAACCTGATCCGCGCGCATAAGGGCGATTTCACCCCGCGCCAGCATTTCGGCTTCGAGGCCGCTGCCTGGTACTGGCATTTCGTCGACGTGGTGTGGCTGTTCCTCTTCGTCGCCATCTATGTCTGGGGCGGCTGGGGCGCGCCGGTCCACGGCGGTTGA
- a CDS encoding DUF983 domain-containing protein, whose translation MPDAMPSPEPQSPAPQPLLAAAAMGACPQCGAQTLFAGPVRFAASCRSCGLDYGQFNVGDGPAAFLTLIIGALMVAMALILELKVHPPLWLHILLWTPLTVAAVIGSLRVAKGALLILEYRNKAREGRLTPPDREA comes from the coding sequence ATGCCTGACGCCATGCCATCGCCTGAGCCTCAATCCCCCGCGCCGCAGCCCTTGCTGGCTGCTGCGGCCATGGGCGCTTGTCCGCAATGCGGCGCGCAGACCCTGTTTGCGGGGCCGGTCCGTTTTGCGGCGTCTTGCCGCTCCTGTGGACTGGACTATGGCCAGTTCAACGTCGGGGACGGTCCTGCGGCGTTTCTGACCCTGATCATCGGCGCCCTGATGGTGGCGATGGCGCTGATATTGGAATTGAAGGTCCACCCTCCGCTCTGGCTGCACATCTTGCTTTGGACGCCGTTGACCGTGGCCGCCGTGATCGGGAGCCTGCGGGTGGCCAAGGGCGCGTTGCTGATTCTGGAATATCGCAACAAGGCGCGGGAGGGGCGCCTGACCCCGCCGGATCGCGAAGCATGA
- a CDS encoding SURF1 family protein, which yields MSRRFPLIPTLIVAAAVLVMIALGVWQLQRRAEKDAMLDLVASNPGKPPVAFPAYPPVPSELLFRRSSTHCLRVVRWHSEAGRAADGSVGYRYIAECATGAEGPGVLVAAGVARTPDAKPQWRGGQMRGWIGEEPDHRSLLSRISGKAMPLRPMLIAGEAVPGFKPLAPPTAADVPNNHLAYAVQWFFFAAIAVVIYLLALRKRTPLP from the coding sequence ATGAGCCGCCGCTTCCCCCTGATTCCGACGCTGATCGTCGCGGCGGCGGTGCTGGTGATGATCGCCCTTGGCGTCTGGCAATTGCAGCGCCGGGCCGAAAAGGACGCGATGCTGGATCTGGTCGCCTCCAATCCGGGCAAGCCGCCGGTCGCCTTTCCCGCTTATCCGCCCGTGCCATCCGAACTGTTGTTCCGTCGCTCGTCCACCCATTGCTTGCGCGTGGTCCGCTGGCACAGCGAAGCGGGGCGCGCAGCCGATGGCTCGGTCGGCTACCGTTACATTGCCGAATGTGCGACTGGCGCGGAGGGCCCCGGCGTGCTGGTGGCCGCGGGCGTGGCCCGGACGCCGGACGCGAAGCCCCAATGGCGCGGCGGCCAGATGCGCGGGTGGATAGGGGAAGAGCCCGATCATCGCTCGCTCCTGTCGCGGATCAGTGGCAAGGCAATGCCCCTGCGACCGATGCTGATCGCCGGAGAGGCCGTGCCGGGCTTCAAGCCGCTCGCGCCGCCCACCGCCGCGGACGTGCCCAACAACCATCTGGCCTATGCCGTGCAGTGGTTTTTCTTCGCCGCAATCGCGGTGGTCATCTATCTGCTCGCGCTGCGCAAACGGACCCCGCTGCCTTAA
- the thrC gene encoding threonine synthase: protein MQYVSTRGSAPALGFEDVTLAGLASDGGLYLPESWPGFSADDIRALAGLSYVETAVRVMAPFVAGSLSEEELRELCTTAYGRFSHDAVTPLVQLDHQHWLLELFHGPTLAFKDVALQLLGQLFERFLSRREDHLTIVGATSGDTGSAAIDAVAGREKIDIFMLHPEGRVSDVQRRQMTTVLAPNVYNIAIDGSFDDAQALVKAMFNDAAFARRFNLSAVNSINWARLMAQVVYYFYAAVRLGAPERAIAFSVPTGNFGDVFAGYVAAKMGLPVAKLMVATNVNDILHRALSEGDYSQGQVVATATPSMDIQVSSNFERLLFDAGGRDGKALAEQMKGFEASKAMRLTNAQRDGASALFTSARVDADSMTMAMRWAYDAAGQVIDPHSAVGLAAARAIDLDPAVPVVTLATAHAAKFPTAVERATGIRPSLPSRVGDLFAREEAYAKLPGTFDAVTAYVAERATPRS from the coding sequence ATGCAATATGTGAGCACCAGGGGGAGCGCGCCCGCGCTCGGGTTCGAGGATGTGACGCTGGCTGGGCTGGCGTCCGATGGCGGACTCTATCTGCCGGAAAGCTGGCCTGGCTTTTCCGCAGACGATATTCGCGCGCTTGCGGGCCTGTCCTATGTCGAAACGGCAGTGCGGGTCATGGCGCCCTTCGTCGCCGGGTCGCTCAGCGAGGAGGAACTGCGCGAGCTATGCACCACCGCCTATGGCCGGTTCAGCCATGACGCGGTGACGCCGCTGGTGCAGCTCGACCACCAGCATTGGCTGCTGGAGCTGTTCCACGGGCCGACGCTGGCGTTCAAGGACGTCGCACTGCAACTGCTCGGCCAATTGTTCGAGCGCTTCCTGTCGCGCCGCGAGGATCATCTGACCATCGTCGGAGCGACCTCCGGCGATACCGGGTCGGCGGCGATCGATGCCGTTGCGGGCCGCGAGAAGATCGATATCTTCATGCTGCACCCCGAAGGCCGCGTGTCGGACGTCCAGCGCCGCCAGATGACCACGGTGCTGGCGCCCAATGTCTATAATATCGCCATCGACGGCAGCTTCGACGACGCGCAGGCGCTGGTGAAGGCGATGTTCAACGATGCGGCCTTCGCGCGCCGCTTCAACCTGTCGGCAGTGAACAGCATCAACTGGGCGCGGCTGATGGCGCAGGTCGTCTATTATTTCTACGCCGCCGTCCGCCTGGGCGCGCCGGAGCGGGCGATCGCCTTTTCCGTGCCCACCGGCAATTTCGGTGATGTGTTCGCGGGCTATGTCGCGGCGAAGATGGGGCTGCCGGTCGCGAAGCTGATGGTGGCGACCAATGTCAACGACATCCTCCATCGCGCACTGTCCGAAGGCGATTATAGCCAGGGTCAGGTCGTGGCGACCGCGACGCCCAGCATGGACATCCAGGTCAGCTCCAATTTCGAGCGGCTGCTGTTCGATGCGGGCGGGCGCGACGGCAAGGCGCTGGCCGAACAGATGAAGGGTTTCGAGGCGAGCAAGGCGATGCGCCTCACCAATGCGCAGCGCGACGGCGCGTCGGCGCTCTTCACTTCCGCCCGGGTCGATGCCGACAGCATGACCATGGCGATGCGCTGGGCCTATGACGCGGCGGGGCAGGTGATCGATCCGCACAGCGCGGTCGGGCTGGCGGCGGCGCGGGCGATCGATCTCGATCCGGCGGTGCCTGTGGTCACGCTGGCGACGGCGCATGCGGCGAAGTTCCCCACGGCGGTCGAGCGCGCCACGGGCATCCGTCCTTCGCTGCCCTCGCGCGTGGGCGACCTGTTCGCGCGGGAAGAGGCCTATGCCAAGCTGCCCGGCACCTTTGACGCGGTCACCGCCTATGTCGCGGAGCGGGCGACGCCGAGGAGCTGA
- a CDS encoding class I SAM-dependent methyltransferase: protein MDLQTLIGEPWADYGLIDSGHGRKLERYGRFRFIRPEPQAMWAPAQDDWMADGEFIPGSDEEGGGRWFYERPVPAEGWPLHWNEVTFQSSCTPFRHLGFFPDMAPVWDWMRGKIAGKDQAQVMNLFGYTGVGTLAMTAAGAQMVHVDASKKSVAQARANAALSGLEDRPVRWIVDDAAKFVAREVRRGRRYDGILLDPPKYGRGPDGEVWRLEEDLPGLIANCRQLLDEDSRFLFLTVYAVRMSALAIGELLSQAFADLPGTVEAGELAVREEARGLMLPTAIWARWSR, encoded by the coding sequence TTGGACCTTCAGACCCTCATAGGCGAGCCTTGGGCCGATTATGGCCTGATCGATTCGGGCCATGGGCGCAAGCTGGAGCGCTATGGCCGCTTCCGCTTCATCCGGCCCGAGCCGCAGGCCATGTGGGCGCCGGCGCAGGACGACTGGATGGCGGACGGCGAATTCATTCCCGGTTCCGATGAGGAAGGCGGCGGCCGCTGGTTCTATGAGCGGCCCGTGCCGGCCGAGGGCTGGCCGCTGCACTGGAACGAGGTGACGTTCCAGTCGAGTTGCACCCCTTTCCGCCATCTGGGCTTCTTTCCCGATATGGCGCCGGTCTGGGACTGGATGCGCGGCAAGATCGCCGGGAAAGATCAGGCTCAGGTTATGAACCTGTTCGGCTATACCGGCGTCGGCACGCTGGCGATGACGGCGGCGGGTGCGCAGATGGTGCATGTCGACGCTTCCAAGAAGTCGGTGGCGCAGGCGCGGGCCAATGCGGCGCTATCGGGGCTGGAGGACCGGCCGGTCCGCTGGATCGTCGATGACGCGGCCAAGTTCGTGGCGCGGGAAGTGCGACGGGGGCGGCGCTATGACGGCATATTGCTCGATCCGCCCAAATATGGGCGCGGGCCGGATGGCGAGGTCTGGCGGCTTGAAGAAGATCTGCCGGGGCTCATCGCCAATTGCCGGCAGTTGCTGGATGAGGACAGCCGCTTTCTGTTCCTGACGGTTTATGCGGTCCGGATGTCGGCGCTGGCGATCGGGGAATTGTTGAGCCAAGCCTTTGCCGATCTGCCCGGTACGGTGGAAGCGGGCGAACTGGCGGTGCGTGAGGAAGCCCGCGGGCTGATGCTGCCGACCGCGATCTGGGCGCGATGGAGCCGCTGA
- a CDS encoding sterol desaturase family protein, which produces MNALLLALIFLATVAAMEGFAYLMHRWVMHGPGWFLHASHHRERPGRWEANDLYFVIFAMPSILLLLGGVQWHWGDWATAVGAGVAAYGAIYLGFHDIIVHRRVAHRYVPRSAYMKRIVQAHRLHHAVESKQGCVSFGFLVAPRPEELKRELAANGKAGLRAAKGGLKG; this is translated from the coding sequence ATGAACGCCCTGCTGCTCGCCCTGATCTTCCTCGCCACGGTCGCCGCGATGGAGGGCTTCGCCTATCTCATGCACCGCTGGGTGATGCATGGGCCGGGCTGGTTCCTGCACGCCAGCCACCACCGGGAGCGTCCCGGCCGGTGGGAGGCGAACGATCTCTATTTCGTGATCTTCGCCATGCCCTCGATCCTGCTGCTGCTGGGCGGCGTGCAATGGCATTGGGGCGATTGGGCGACGGCGGTTGGCGCAGGCGTGGCGGCCTATGGCGCCATCTATCTCGGCTTCCACGACATCATCGTCCACCGCCGTGTCGCGCACCGCTATGTCCCTCGCTCGGCCTATATGAAGCGGATCGTCCAGGCCCACCGCCTGCATCATGCGGTCGAGAGCAAGCAGGGCTGTGTCAGCTTCGGCTTCCTCGTGGCGCCCCGCCCGGAAGAGCTCAAGCGCGAACTCGCGGCGAACGGCAAGGCTGGCCTGCGCGCGGCGAAGGGTGGTTTGAAGGGTTGA
- a CDS encoding TorF family putative porin yields MRKSILGLSALALAAAVSAPAFAQDEPTPALTVTGNAAVVTDYRFRGISQTDKRFALQGGITVTHESGFYVSVWGSSIDDYVYNGGDQELDLIAGYSKTVGAATFDAGVLYYYYPGTGGINSDFFEPYASVKGTFGPATAKLSAAYAPKQAAIGLGSQIPGGGPKEDNLYVAGDLSASIPNTPLGVSAHLGHSFGPSYLTIGKEYTDWNVGATYTWSHLTFGVSYVDTDKSLYSPSGRNISKAGVVGSITASF; encoded by the coding sequence ATGCGTAAGTCCATTCTCGGCCTATCGGCCCTCGCTTTGGCTGCCGCCGTGTCGGCACCGGCCTTCGCCCAGGATGAGCCCACTCCGGCGCTCACCGTCACCGGCAATGCGGCTGTCGTCACCGACTATCGCTTCCGCGGCATTTCGCAGACCGACAAGCGCTTCGCGCTGCAGGGCGGCATCACCGTGACCCATGAATCGGGTTTCTATGTCTCGGTTTGGGGTTCTTCGATCGATGATTATGTCTACAATGGCGGCGACCAGGAACTCGATCTGATCGCTGGCTATTCGAAGACGGTCGGTGCGGCCACCTTCGACGCAGGTGTGCTGTACTACTACTATCCCGGCACCGGCGGTATCAATTCCGACTTTTTCGAACCCTATGCCTCGGTCAAGGGTACCTTCGGCCCGGCAACCGCCAAGCTGAGCGCTGCCTATGCGCCAAAGCAGGCCGCGATCGGCCTTGGCAGCCAGATTCCTGGCGGCGGCCCCAAGGAAGACAATCTGTACGTCGCCGGTGACCTGTCGGCCAGCATCCCGAACACCCCGCTGGGCGTGTCGGCGCACCTTGGCCACAGCTTCGGTCCCAGCTACCTGACCATCGGCAAGGAATATACCGACTGGAACGTCGGCGCGACCTATACCTGGAGCCACCTGACCTTCGGCGTCTCCTATGTCGACACCGACAAGTCGCTCTACAGCCCCAGCGGCCGCAACATCAGCAAGGCCGGTGTGGTCGGTTCGATCACCGCATCCTTCTGA
- a CDS encoding mechanosensitive ion channel family protein, with amino-acid sequence MMPGLPELLSRLPGDPAIVHPLIALALAVALYLVAGAVSRFASPRLRRRFRGLGEALAGHLRPILHHIIAAAMIAVAVAFWPIGDFAHLILGAALALSLSLLAVHILRSLAIARLAVLPIALLLFVMVLSGSSGGFAPVADMLDGVGLDLGKRRVTLLGLVSMAAICVALFALVRLTNRIVGRSITRAHGLDATQKLLAQKLAAIVVVVAAFFIGVDLLGIDLTAFAVFSGALGLAVGFGLQKTFGNLIAGIILLMDRSIKPGDVIVVGDSFGWVNKIGVRAVSVITRDGKEHLIPNENLMTQEVENWSYSDRNVRVRIPVGIGYDSDLKLAQELMLRAAQESPRVLRSPKPNVWLTAFGENRVEHDILVWISDPESGVGNVKSDVLGRLWLLFREHGITIPYPQRVIHAPRDVTPLR; translated from the coding sequence ATGATGCCGGGCCTGCCCGAGCTGCTGTCCCGGCTGCCCGGTGATCCCGCCATCGTTCATCCCCTGATAGCGCTGGCGCTGGCCGTCGCCCTCTATCTGGTCGCTGGCGCCGTCTCCCGCTTCGCCTCGCCGCGGCTGCGCCGCCGCTTCCGTGGCTTGGGCGAAGCGCTGGCGGGGCATTTGCGGCCAATCCTGCACCATATCATCGCCGCCGCCATGATCGCGGTCGCCGTCGCCTTCTGGCCGATCGGGGATTTCGCGCATCTCATCCTGGGCGCGGCGCTTGCCCTGTCGCTTTCGCTGCTTGCCGTGCATATCCTGCGCAGCCTCGCCATAGCGCGCCTCGCCGTCCTGCCCATCGCCCTGCTGCTCTTCGTCATGGTCCTTTCGGGCAGCAGCGGCGGCTTTGCCCCGGTGGCCGACATGCTCGACGGCGTCGGCCTCGACCTCGGCAAGCGGCGCGTCACCCTGCTCGGCCTGGTCAGCATGGCCGCCATCTGCGTCGCGCTCTTCGCCCTGGTGCGCCTGACCAACCGCATCGTCGGGCGCAGCATCACCCGCGCCCATGGCCTGGACGCCACGCAAAAGCTGCTGGCCCAGAAACTGGCCGCCATCGTCGTAGTCGTCGCCGCCTTCTTCATCGGCGTCGACCTGCTCGGCATTGACCTCACCGCCTTCGCGGTCTTTTCCGGCGCGCTGGGGCTGGCGGTCGGCTTTGGCCTGCAAAAGACCTTCGGCAACCTGATCGCCGGGATCATCCTGCTGATGGACCGTTCGATCAAGCCGGGCGATGTCATCGTCGTGGGCGACAGCTTCGGCTGGGTGAACAAGATCGGGGTGCGCGCTGTGTCCGTCATCACCCGCGACGGCAAGGAACATCTGATCCCGAACGAGAATCTGATGACGCAGGAGGTGGAGAACTGGTCCTATTCCGACCGCAATGTCCGCGTCCGCATCCCCGTCGGCATTGGCTATGACAGCGATCTCAAGCTTGCGCAGGAACTGATGCTCCGCGCCGCGCAGGAAAGCCCCCGCGTGCTGCGCAGTCCCAAGCCCAATGTCTGGCTCACCGCCTTTGGCGAGAACCGCGTCGAACATGACATATTGGTGTGGATCAGCGACCCGGAAAGCGGCGTGGGCAATGTGAAGTCCGATGTGTTGGGCCGGCTGTGGCTGCTGTTCCGCGAGCATGGCATCACCATCCCCTATCCGCAGCGCGTCATTCACGCGCCCCGCGATGTCACGCCGCTGCGATAG
- the metC gene encoding cystathionine beta-lyase: MSKDRKPLTQLAQAGRKPEWTGMPGQPGGIVSPPVWRASTILYDDVAHLRSAAGRSTHERLFYGRKGTPTSWSLADALTEMEPGAEGTMLYPSGVAAIACALMAVLKPGDQLLMVDSAYDPTRNFCEQMLRPLGIETVYYDPTVGAGIADLITDATRAIFMESPGSLTFEVQDVPAIAAIAREKGIATLIDNTWATPYFFPALAHGVDISILACTKYIVGHSDVMMGSVTASPAFFPKIRQAAYLFGQMASPDDAWLAARGLRTLGVRLNQHQVSALQIAQWLSKQPDVARVLHPALSSCPGHDLWRRDFTGSSGLFSFVLKGGDEQSRAALIDGLAHFGIGYSWGGFESLALPVDPARYRTATVWQAEGPAVRLQIGLEDPDDLIADLDAGLARFRAVRG; this comes from the coding sequence ATGAGCAAGGATCGCAAGCCCCTCACGCAACTGGCGCAGGCCGGACGCAAGCCCGAATGGACCGGCATGCCCGGCCAGCCCGGCGGCATCGTCAGCCCTCCGGTCTGGCGCGCGTCGACCATCCTCTATGACGATGTCGCGCATCTGCGCAGCGCGGCGGGCCGCAGCACACACGAGCGCCTGTTCTACGGCCGCAAGGGCACGCCGACGTCATGGAGCCTGGCCGACGCCCTCACCGAAATGGAGCCGGGCGCCGAAGGCACGATGCTCTATCCTTCGGGCGTCGCGGCCATCGCCTGCGCGCTGATGGCGGTGCTGAAGCCCGGCGACCAGTTGCTGATGGTCGACAGCGCCTATGATCCGACCCGCAATTTCTGCGAACAGATGCTCCGCCCGCTCGGCATAGAAACGGTCTATTACGATCCGACCGTCGGAGCGGGAATCGCGGACCTCATCACCGACGCGACTCGCGCCATTTTCATGGAAAGCCCCGGCAGCCTGACCTTTGAGGTGCAGGACGTCCCCGCCATCGCCGCCATAGCGCGGGAAAAGGGCATCGCAACTCTGATCGACAATACCTGGGCCACGCCCTATTTCTTCCCCGCCCTGGCCCATGGCGTCGACATCAGCATCCTCGCCTGCACCAAATATATTGTCGGCCATAGCGATGTGATGATGGGATCGGTGACGGCCAGCCCGGCCTTCTTCCCGAAAATCCGTCAGGCCGCCTATCTGTTCGGCCAGATGGCCAGCCCCGACGATGCCTGGCTCGCCGCACGTGGCCTGCGCACATTGGGCGTGCGTCTGAACCAGCATCAGGTGAGTGCGCTCCAGATCGCGCAATGGCTGTCTAAGCAGCCCGATGTCGCCCGCGTGCTGCACCCGGCCCTGTCTTCCTGCCCCGGCCACGACCTCTGGCGACGCGATTTCACTGGCTCCAGCGGGCTGTTCAGCTTCGTCCTCAAGGGCGGCGACGAACAATCCCGCGCCGCCCTGATCGACGGCCTCGCCCATTTCGGCATCGGCTATAGCTGGGGCGGCTTTGAAAGCCTCGCGCTGCCGGTCGACCCGGCCCGCTACCGCACGGCCACCGTCTGGCAAGCCGAAGGCCCCGCCGTCCGCCTGCAAATCGGCCTGGAAGACCCCGACGACCTGATCGCTGATCTCGACGCGGGCCTCGCCCGCTTCCGGGCCGTGCGCGGATGA
- a CDS encoding sulfurtransferase, whose product MNILVSTDWLANELGKPDLKIVDASLFLPGTPRDPRAEFEAAHIPGAAFLDLPTLADPDDPRPGMLPTDAFMTERCRQLGIDADSRIIVYDNSPTHSAARGWWMMRLFGLGKSAAILDGGLVKWLAEGRPTESGIPTPPRGNAIARRAPGQVRTKEDLLANLETQSEQVLDARGAPRFTGEEKEPRPGMASGHIPHSRNIPSSAFYNADNSMKQGEELRRLFLDADTDFARPIITSCGSGVTAAIILSGLELLGKTDVTLYDGSWSEWGLDPATPKATGAA is encoded by the coding sequence ATGAACATATTGGTATCCACCGACTGGCTGGCGAACGAGCTGGGCAAACCCGACCTCAAAATCGTCGATGCCAGCCTTTTCCTCCCCGGCACCCCCCGCGACCCGAGGGCCGAGTTCGAAGCCGCCCATATCCCCGGCGCGGCCTTTCTCGACCTGCCGACGCTGGCCGATCCGGACGATCCGCGCCCCGGCATGCTGCCGACCGACGCCTTCATGACCGAGCGTTGCCGGCAGCTTGGCATAGACGCCGACAGCCGCATCATCGTCTATGACAACAGCCCCACCCACAGCGCTGCGCGCGGCTGGTGGATGATGCGCCTCTTTGGGCTGGGCAAGAGCGCCGCGATCCTTGACGGCGGCCTCGTCAAATGGCTGGCCGAAGGACGCCCCACGGAAAGCGGCATTCCCACCCCGCCACGCGGCAATGCCATCGCCCGCCGCGCCCCCGGCCAGGTGCGCACCAAGGAAGACCTTCTGGCCAATCTCGAAACCCAGTCCGAACAGGTGCTCGACGCCAGGGGCGCGCCGCGCTTCACCGGCGAGGAAAAGGAACCCCGGCCCGGCATGGCGTCGGGCCATATCCCGCACAGCCGCAACATCCCCTCTTCCGCCTTCTACAATGCCGACAACAGCATGAAACAGGGCGAGGAGCTTCGTCGCCTCTTCCTCGACGCGGACACGGATTTTGCGCGCCCGATCATCACGAGCTGCGGCAGCGGCGTGACGGCGGCGATCATCCTCTCTGGGCTCGAACTGCTCGGCAAGACCGACGTCACCCTCTATGACGGAAGCTGGTCGGAATGGGGTCTGGACCCCGCCACGCCGAAAGCGACAGGCGCCGCATGA
- the queF gene encoding preQ(1) synthase: MTDMPTPLHLGQTSALPARPEDAVLDYVPNPRPGKPYLVRFTAPEFTSLCPVTGQPDFAHLVIDYAPAATIVESKSLKLFLGAFRNHAAFHEDCTVGIGERLFVEMNPLWLRIGGYWYPRGGIPIDVFWQSGEPPAGLWLPSQDVPGYRGRG, encoded by the coding sequence ATGACTGACATGCCGACTCCGCTCCATCTGGGCCAGACCAGTGCCCTGCCCGCACGTCCCGAAGACGCCGTGCTGGACTATGTGCCCAATCCCAGGCCGGGAAAGCCCTATCTGGTGCGCTTCACCGCGCCCGAATTCACCTCGCTCTGCCCGGTGACGGGGCAGCCGGATTTCGCGCATCTGGTGATCGACTATGCGCCCGCCGCGACCATCGTCGAATCGAAATCGCTGAAGCTGTTCCTGGGGGCGTTCCGCAACCATGCCGCTTTCCATGAGGATTGCACCGTGGGAATCGGGGAGCGGCTGTTCGTGGAGATGAATCCGCTCTGGCTGCGCATCGGCGGCTATTGGTATCCGCGTGGCGGGATTCCGATCGACGTGTTCTGGCAGTCGGGGGAGCCGCCCGCCGGACTTTGGCTGCCTTCGCAGGATGTGCCGGGCTATCGCGGGCGGGGGTAA